A segment of the Fibrobacter succinogenes subsp. succinogenes S85 genome:
CACAAGGAAAGCCCCACCAATCGGCTGTTGGCGACCGTTACCGCTGCGCGCCGGAGAAAGGAACACGTTCGGCTTGAGCGGGGCGACATCACGCTCGATATTGCTCGGAAGACTCTCAGTAAGGCCATAAAGCGAGCCCGTCGCCACATGCGTCACCGGCTTGATGCTATCGCCAAGACTTACACCCAGATTCACCGCGGCCTGAGAAGCAGAAACCGCCAAAAATACAAAGAGAAATTTGTTTTTCATACCACATCCTTTTTACCACAATAAAAAATACCCCCATAAAGGGGGTATTTCTGCAATTTGAGCGTTTTTATTGTCGGATTGACAAAACTACTTGCAAGTAAATCCCTGCAACTCAAGCCCGGCCCGCATTTCGCCGTAAGTCGAAGTGCGCTTCATGTCCATCGCCTTCATGAATCGGCAATCATTGTCGATATGCATCTGGAAACCCGTCATCGTCGGGGTCACCTCGCCCTTGCCGCTTGCACGGATATGTTCCATCATTTGGTCGCGCTTGTCAAACTGTTCCGGCGGCACAAACACGTCCGTCACGATATCGACATTTTCAATTTCTGAATCGCCGAACACAAACGAAATCGTCACAAGATTCTTGAGTCCATTGAACTGGCCATCCACCTTGCAGACAAGATTCTTGTGCGCATTCTTCTTTTTCGGTTTGTTCTTTGCCCTTTGCGTAGCATTCGGCTTCGGCGTGTAATCCAAAGCGCTCAGAAGTTCAGGCTCCTTGACAACGCCCACGCGCTGGTTGACAATGCGACCGTCCTTGATAAAAAAGAACGTCGGAAACGCCTGAATCGGGAGCGTATTCTTGATTTTCTCGATATTAGGCTCGTCAATCCCGATAGACGCGATCTTGATATCGCTGTAATTTTTTGCAATACCGATAAGCGTCGGAATCATGACAAGGCACGGCGGGCAGCTCGTCGACGAAACTTCAAGAATCACAGGCTTCTTGGAATGCAGAATTTCCTTTTCGAAATTGTCATCGTTGATTTTAACGATTTTAATATCTTCGGACGCCCCCGCCGCAAGAACCGCAGACACAACAAAGATAGCGACCTTCATCGCCAAATTTTTTCTTAAGCCGTTCATTTTCGTTTCCTTAGGTTTGATGATAAGATACAAAAAAGCCGACCCTGCGGCCGACTTTTCCATCCATTCTAAGGATTTAGATTACTTTGCGCAACCCGTGCCGAGAGTCCCCATCATCACACTCACACACTGGGCTTCTATCGCCGCCGCTTCTGCACTGCCTGCCGGATATTCAAGGCATTCGCCAAAGACCCCCGGGACATCGCAAGAAACCATCGCACCCGTTGCCGGAGTATCAGTAGTGGGCGTGCCTGTAGCAGGCGTATCAGTTGCAGGAGGATTCGTGGCCGGAGCTGCATTTTCGCAACCCGCCACAGGATTGCCCAAAGTCTGCATATCCCACTGAGCGCCATTGCATTGAGCCAATTCAGAATAACCCGTAACAACGACCGTTGCGCACTTGTTCACAGTCTGGGAACAAGTGTAGTTGTTATCCAGATCAAAGAACTTATCAACACTCGCCGGGAGTGTATCCTGTTTTGGACCGGCAGCCGGAGCGTTTGGCGAACTATCGTCACTACAGGCAACAAACGAAGCCATAGCAATGGCAGCAATAGGAAGAATCAGTTTTCTCATAATGTGTACTCCTTAAAATAATTGGTAGGGATAAACTATAAAAAATACGAACAAAAAACAACAGATAAAGTGTTGAAATTTGTATTCAGATATCAAGCAGATTAATTTGGTCCCCAGTGGTGACACATTTCAACTAGCTATCCAACAACACCCACAAGAAGGTGGATGCGTCCCATCGCGGATGCACATACGGGCCATAAGGCCTATGCCGACTGTCACAGGGATTTTCGTAATCTCAGGCAAAATGCGCAGAAACAATTCTGCACATTTGCACACCAACAATATAAGTTATCAAAAGTTCTCTGTCAAGAGGTTCCAAGCCCCCAAAACTCAACTTCTTCGAAATTCGTCCCATAACTCGGAGCCATTGTATCTCAAGCATAAAGAATCTAAATTCTTCTACAGGGAAAAAATAACATGTTCAATGCATCACTTTCATGGATCAAAAGCAAACAAGTCTTCCTGAAAATTCAGGCGGGCACGGGAGACAATTTGCAGCAAGAAGACATCCAAAAAGGATTTGTCGATTATTGTCTTTGGTCTACTTTCAAGCCGGAAAATATAGACATAGACGGGGAACTTGATATGGAAAGCATCGACAGCGGAATGGTCCTGTTCA
Coding sequences within it:
- a CDS encoding thioredoxin family protein, giving the protein MNGLRKNLAMKVAIFVVSAVLAAGASEDIKIVKINDDNFEKEILHSKKPVILEVSSTSCPPCLVMIPTLIGIAKNYSDIKIASIGIDEPNIEKIKNTLPIQAFPTFFFIKDGRIVNQRVGVVKEPELLSALDYTPKPNATQRAKNKPKKKNAHKNLVCKVDGQFNGLKNLVTISFVFGDSEIENVDIVTDVFVPPEQFDKRDQMMEHIRASGKGEVTPTMTGFQMHIDNDCRFMKAMDMKRTSTYGEMRAGLELQGFTCK